In Micromonospora ferruginea, the sequence CCTGGCGCTGGCCGCCCTGCCCGCGCTGGACCTGCCGGCCGGCACCCACGACGAGATCCACCGATCGATCCGGCGGCGCCGCGCCGCCGCGGAGAGGGGACACCGGTGACCACCACCGAGCAGCCGGGTACGGACGCCGAGCGGCTACGCGCCCGGATCGCGGCGGAGCTGGAGCGCACCCGCGCCCGCACCGCGTCACTGACCGACGCGGTCGACGACACCGACCTGGTCCGGCAGCACTCCACCCTGATGTCGCCGCTGGTCTGGGACCTGGCGCACGTCGGCAACCAGGAGGAGTTGTGGCTGGTGCGCGACGTCGGCGGGCGGGAGCCGGTCCGCCGCGACATCGACGACCTCTACGACGCGTTCAAGCAGCCCCGCAGGGACCGGCCGTCGCTGCCGCTGCTGCCGCCGGCCGAGGCCCGCGCGTACGTGCACACCGTGCGGGACAAGGTGTACGACCTGCTGGACGGCATCCGCTTCACCGAGCGTCGGCTGGTGCACGACGGCTTCGCGTTCGGCATGATCGTGCAGCACGAGCAGCAGCACGACGAGACCATGCTCGCCACTCACCAGTTGCGCGCCGGTGAGCCGGTGCTGGCCGCCCCGCCGCCGCCCGAGCCCGCCGCCGCGGTCGCCGGCGAGGTGCGGGTGCCCGCCGGGCCGTTCACCATGGGCACCTCCACCGACCCGTGGGCGCTGGACAACGAACGCCCGGCGCACACCGTGGACCTGCCCGCCTATCTGATCGACGCCGCCCCGGTGACCAACGGCGACTACCGGGCCTTCATCGCCGACGGCGGCTACGAGCGGTCCCGGCTGTGGAGCGAGGCCGGTTGGCGGCACCGGGTCGAGGCCGGGCTGAGCGCGCCGCTGCACTGGCGGCGCGACGGTGACGGCTGGGCGTACCGGCGGTTCGGCCGCTGGTCGCCGGTGCGCGACGACGAGCCGGTGGTGCACGTCTGCTGGTACGAGGCGCAGGCGTACGCGGCGTGGGCCGGCAAGCGGCTGCCCACCGAGGCGGAGTGGGAGAAGGCGGCCCGTTGGGACCCGGCGACCGGCCGGTCCCGCCGCTACCCGTGGGGCGACGAGGACCCGACCGACGCGCACGCCAACCTGGGGCAGCGCCACTTGTGGCCGGCGCCGGTGGGCGCGTACCCGGCCGGCGCCTCGCCGCTGGGTGTGCACCAGTTGATCGGCGACGTGTGGGAGTGGACCGCCGACACGTTCCGCGGGCATCCGGGCTTCACCGCGTTCCCCTAC encodes:
- the egtB gene encoding ergothioneine biosynthesis protein EgtB, encoding MTTTEQPGTDAERLRARIAAELERTRARTASLTDAVDDTDLVRQHSTLMSPLVWDLAHVGNQEELWLVRDVGGREPVRRDIDDLYDAFKQPRRDRPSLPLLPPAEARAYVHTVRDKVYDLLDGIRFTERRLVHDGFAFGMIVQHEQQHDETMLATHQLRAGEPVLAAPPPPEPAAAVAGEVRVPAGPFTMGTSTDPWALDNERPAHTVDLPAYLIDAAPVTNGDYRAFIADGGYERSRLWSEAGWRHRVEAGLSAPLHWRRDGDGWAYRRFGRWSPVRDDEPVVHVCWYEAQAYAAWAGKRLPTEAEWEKAARWDPATGRSRRYPWGDEDPTDAHANLGQRHLWPAPVGAYPAGASPLGVHQLIGDVWEWTADTFRGHPGFTAFPYREYSEVFFGDDHRVLRGGSFGTDRSACRGTFRNWDYPIRRQIFSGFRCARDVGE